A part of Capsicum annuum cultivar UCD-10X-F1 chromosome 6, UCD10Xv1.1, whole genome shotgun sequence genomic DNA contains:
- the LOC107873406 gene encoding protein REVEILLE 6 isoform X4, which translates to MVMALPNLGSFSNPTATASPAGATASTSNPLSPSDDPSKKIRKPYTITKSRESWTEPEHDKFLEALQLFDRDWKKIEAFVGSKTVIQIRSHAQKYFLKVQKSGTSEHLPPPRPKRKAAHPYPQKASKSAPAVSPVPTSFQASLPLPEPGFVKRPDSSFLPSNQATVVPVPSWTDNSVPPVSLSQIKKDYVRETGQLVANNRCCSSNESTPRSKSTVKVIERTQAPSLRVLPDFAQVYNFIGSVFDPAVTGHLQKLKKMDRIDVETVLLLMRNLSINLTSPDFEHDVKTAAFIL; encoded by the exons ATGGTCATGGCCCTTCCTAATCTCGGCTCTTTCTCCAATCCAACTGCCACCGCTTCTCCCGCCGGTGCAACGGCGTCGACCTCCAACCCATTGTCTCCTTCCGATGACCCGTCGAAGAAAATTCGAAAACCCTACACCATTACCAAGTCACGAGAAAGCTGGACTGAACCCGAACACGACAAGTTCCTTGAAGCTCTTCAGCT ATTTGACCGTGACTGGAAAAAGATCGAAGCATTTGTTGGATCAAAAACTGTTATTCAG ATACGTAGCCatgctcaaaaatattttctgaagGTCCAGAAGAGTGGAACCAGTGAACATCTTCCTCCTCCTCGGCCAAAAAGAAAAGCTGCTCATCCCTACCCACAGAAAGCCTCAAAAAGTG CTCCAGCTGTCTCACCGGTGCCTACATCTTTTCAAGCTTCCCTTCCTTTACCAGAACCTGGATTTGTAAAAAGGCCCGATTCTTCTTTTTTACCTAGCAATCAAGCTACTGTTGTGCCTGTGCCGTCATGGACTGACAACTCCGTGCCACCAGTTAGTTTGTCGCAAATAAAGAAAG ATTACGTGAGAGAAACAGGTCAGCTGGTCGCTAATAACCGTTGCTGCAGTAGTAATGAAAGCactccaagatcaaaatcaaccgtTAAGGTGATCGAGCGGACTCAAGCACCCTCACTGAGAG TTCTGCCTGACTTTGCTCAAGTATACAATTTCATCGGTAGTGTATTCGACCCTGCGGTTACTGGACACTTgcagaaattgaaaaaaatggacCGCATTGATGTCGAGACG